The genome window CGTGCAGGTTGGGGGTGAGGGCGGTGGCGTTGCGGTAGGCCTCGCTGTGCTGCGGCTTGGGGTCGATGATCGTCGGCAGATCGTCGGCGGCATCGATCAACCGGGTGAGCACCTCCGGAACCAGTACCCCCTTGGCGTAGTCGGAGAGGATCAGCGCATCGGCGCGCGGCAACCTGGCGGTGACGGTCTCGATCAGCCGGGCGCGCCGCGCAGGCTCCAGCGCACCGACCCGCTCGCGATCGAAGCGGACCACCTGCTGCTGGTGGGCGATGATGCGCGTCTTCACCGCGGTCGGATGGCCCTCCGGCCCGGTCAGCACTCCGCCGGCATCGACACCGAGCGCGGCCAGCGAACGGCGCACCCAGAGGCCCGGCTCATCGTCACCGATCACGCCGCACATGGCGCAGTCGGCCTCCAGCGCGCGCAGGTTGCGGATCACGTTGGCAGCGCCCCCCAGACGGCGATCGACCCGCTCCACCGCCACCACCGGCACGGGCGCCTCGGGAGAGATGCGCGAGACGCTGCCCCAGAGGAACTCATCG of Zetaproteobacteria bacterium contains these proteins:
- the rfaE1 gene encoding D-glycero-beta-D-manno-heptose-7-phosphate kinase; amino-acid sequence: MILVVGDIIVDEFLWGSVSRISPEAPVPVVAVERVDRRLGGAANVIRNLRALEADCAMCGVIGDDEPGLWVRRSLAALGVDAGGVLTGPEGHPTAVKTRIIAHQQQVVRFDRERVGALEPARRARLIETVTARLPRADALILSDYAKGVLVPEVLTRLIDAADDLPTIIDPKPQHSEAYRNATALTPNLHEAARMAGMEARNDDDHVEAIARALHGRLGLRWLLITRSERGMTLFDGERMHHIPTAARDVYDVTGAGDTVIAAFTDALCRGHTPLEAAHIANRAAGVVVGKLGTATASRQEI